In Plutella xylostella chromosome 4, ilPluXylo3.1, whole genome shotgun sequence, a genomic segment contains:
- the LOC105385936 gene encoding serine/arginine-rich splicing factor 6, with protein MDSYGYPYGGPYGPVPPDVVYPDHGDGLYYPPVSTDLSDDRYNYPRKYREHRRTRSDTSDISRKSRLRSRSETRSRSKGRSRTRSRTRSTTRSRTRSRSRSRSKNAEHSSASKNNFYPTRELTFLDSFRVLYLTPSGAKKNTTKYLATKKHQDRITQILKSDGLGSKHWLFYPRPKPTSTANSSPGLTTAASNTDQRVKLDGDFFRDRKRGKNVDASAPVAKLKRWELIFYKKLGFIQAV; from the exons ATGGATTCCTATGGATATCCGTATGGTGGTCCATATGGACCGGTGCCCCCTGACGTGGTATACCCAGATCATGGAGATGGGCTGTATTACCCTCCAGTGAGCACTGACCTCTCGGATGATAG ATACAACTACCCTCGTAAATACCGCGAGCACCGACGAACCAGGAGCGACACCAGCGACATATCACGCAAGTCCAGACTTCGGTCCCGATCCGAAACTCGATCACGATCGAAAGGACGATCTCGTACGAGAAGCCGAACTCGATCGACAACTAGATCTAGGACCCGGTCGAGGTCGAGATCCAGGTCCAAAAATGCAGAGCATTCTTCGGCCTCAAAGAACAACTTCTACCCTACGAGAGAACTCACTTTTTTGGACTCGTTCCGTGTTCTTTATTTAACAC CAAGCGGCGCAAAAAAGAACACGACGAAATACCTGGCAACGAAAAAGCATCAAGACAGAATCACACAGATCCTCAAAAGCGACGGTTTAGGGTCCAAGCATTGGCTGTTCTACCCGCGACCGAAACCTACCAGTACCGCCAACTCTAGCCCAGGGTTGACCACAGCAGCGTCAAACACAGACCAGAGAGTCAAACTTGATGGGGACTTCTTTAGAGACCGCAAAAGAGGCAAAAATGTCGACGCCAGCGCCCCGGTCGCGAAGCTGAAGCGATGGgaacttatattttataagaaacTCGGTTTTATTCAGGCTGTTTAA